The nucleotide window GGCTTTGTGCGCGGCAGCTACGATGCAAAGCTCGATGAAGAACGCGCATTGGGCCGCGAAACCCGCGCCGTGGTTGCCGCGCTTCAGGCTCGACTGACCGACGAGACCGATATGCGGTCCTTGAAGATCAAGCATAATGGCGTTCTGGGCTATTTCGTCGAAGTGCCGGCGGCGCACGGCCAGAAACTACTCGAAGCCCCCTATCGCGAGACCTTTATCCACCGCCAGACGCTGGCCAATGCCATGCGGTTCACCACGACCGAATTGGCCGATCTCGAAGGGCGTATCGCCCGCGCCCAGGGCGCCGCGCTTGAGATCGAACTGGCGATCTTCGCCCGGTTGCGCGCCGAAACCCTGGCCGCCACCGAGCTATTGCAGGGTCTTGCCGATGCCCTGGCCGAGCTCGATGTCACCGCCGCTCTCGCCGAAGTGTCCGCCACACGCGGCTATTGCCGTCCCATCGTCGACGATAGCCTTGCTTTCGCCATTTCTGGCGGGCGCCACCCGGTGGTGGAATTGATGGTCAAGGCCGAAGGACAGAGCTTTGTCGCCAATGACGCCGACCTGTCGGGCAGCGAGGAAAGCGGCGGCGGCTCTCTCTGGCTGGTTACCGGCCCCAATATGGGCGGTAAATCAACCTTCCTGAGGCAAAATGCACTGATCGCCATTCTCGCGCAGATGGGCTGCTATGTGCCGGCCGACAGCGCCCATATCGGGGTTGTTGATCGGCTCTTCTCCCGCGTCGGCGCCAGCGACGACATTGCTCATGGTCGCTCGACCTTCATGGTCGAAATGGTCGAAACCGCCGCCATTCTCAATCGCGCCACCCGGCATTCCCTGGTCGTGCTGGACGAAATCGGTCGCGGCACGGCCACTTTTGACGGCCTCTCCATTGCCTGGGCGGCGGTGGAGGCCCTGCATGAAACCACCGGCTGCCGGGCGCTGTTCGCCACCCATTTCCACGAATTGACCGCACTGGCCAAGACCCTCTCCCGCGTCGCCAATGTCACCATGAAAGTGCGCGAATGGGAGGGCGAGGTGGTATTCCTGCATGAAGTGGGGCCGGGCGCCGCCGACCGCTCCTACGGCATCCAGGTGGCGCGGCTGGCGGGCTTGCCCGAGCCTGTCATCGCCAGGGCGCGCCAGGTGCTCGATGTGCTGGAACAGAGGTCCAGCGGTACGGCCTCTTCCAGCCAGAAAGCCAGCGTGCTAGACGATCTGCCGCTCTTTGCCCATCAGCCTGCCCCGGCACCAAAGGGCAAGGACCCTGTTCACGAAGCGCTCGATGCCGTCCGCCCCGACGAGATGACGCCGCGGCAAGCTATCGATGCGCTCTACCAGCTAAAGAAACTCCGCGATGACGCTCGCCGAAGTTGAGGCAAGGCCCAAAAAAACGCAGTTCGCGCTGAAAACCGCCGACACACTCCTGGCCGAGTTCGATGCCCTGCTGGGGGACGAACCGGCCCGTTCGCCCAATGCCCGCATGGTCGTGCTCAACCATATCCGCCAAACCCTGGCCGAGGCCAGAAAGAGCGCGGAAGCCGAATTGCTGGCCAATAACAAGGGCACGCGCTGCGCCCAGAACCTGTGCGCGGCTCAGGACGAAATCATCATCGCCGTTCATCGTTTCGCCACCACCAGGGTCTATCCGGTCGACAATCCCTCCGGCGCCGAGGCTATCGCGCTGTCTGCCGTGGGCGGTTATGGGCGCGGCACGCTGGCGCCCGGATCGGACATCGATCTGCTGTTCATCCTGCCCTATAAGCAGACCCCCTGGGGCGAGCAGGTCACCGAATATATTCTCTATATGCTCTGGGACTTGGGTCAGAAGGTCGGACATGCCGTGCGCTCGGTGGATGAATGCATCCGCATGGCCCGCGCCGACATGACGGTGCGGACAGCCACCCTCGAAGCGCGCTTCCTCACCGGAGACAAGGCGCTTTACGACCAGCTCACCCATCGGTTCGAAACGGAGATCATGCCCAAGACGGGGCCCGAATTCATTGCCGCCAAAATGGCCGAGCGCGACGAACGCCACAAGCAGATGGGTAATACCCGCTATGTGGTCGAGCCCAATATCAAGGATGGCAAGGGGGGCCTGCGCGACCTCAATACGCTGTTCTGGATCGGCAAATATTTCTTTTCGGTCAAAACCAGCCATGAACTGGTCGGCAAGGGTGTGCTCTCGGCCGCCGAATACCGGCTCTTCTCCCGCGCCGAAGATTTTCTCTGGGCCGTGCGCTGCCACCTGCATTTCGTCACCGGCCGCGCCGACGAGAAACTGACCTTCGACATGCAGCCCGAGCTCGCCCATCGCATGGGCTATGCCGAGCGGCTCGGCATGCTGGGGGTCGAGCGCTTCATGAAGCGCTATTTTCTCGTCGCCAAGGATGTGGGGGACCTGACCCGCATTATTTGTGCCAGCCTCGAATTCCACCATGCCAAGGATATGGACTTGGTCGGGCGGGTCCTGGCGCCCTTCCGCTCGGGCAAGTCCAAGATCAAGGGCGAGACGGCCTTTATCGTCGATACCGGTCGTCTCAATATCGCCAGCCCCGACGTTTTCGAGAAGGACCCGGTCAACCTGATCCGCGCCTTCATGGTCGCGGGGCGCGAGGAACTGCTATTCCACCCCGATGCCATCAAGCATATTCGCGACAGCCTGCGGCTGATCGACAATAATTTGCGCAATGATCCCAAGGCCAATGCGCATTTCCTCACCATCCTGACCAGCGCCAATTATGTCGAGCGCATTTTGCGGCAGATGAATGAGAGCGGCGTCCTGGGCAAGTTCGTGCCCGATTTCGGCAAGATCGTCGCGCTGATGCAGTTCAACATGTACCACCATTATACGGTGGACGAGCATCTCATCCGCTCGGTCGGCGTCATGGCCCAGATCGCCAATGGCGGCCTGCGCGACGAACTGCCCCTGACCCATGAGCTTTTGCCCCAGCTCAACGATACGCGCCTGCTCTATGTGGCGCTGTTCCTGCACGATATCGCCAAGGGCCGCCCAGAGGACCATTCCATTGCCGGGGCGCGCATTGCCAAAAAACTCTGTCCGCGTTTCGGGCTCAACGAGGCCGAGACCGACACGGTGTCCTGGCTGATCGAATATCATCTGTTGATGAGTGAGATTGCCCAGGCCCGCGACATTCAGGACCCTGAAACCGCCAAGAGCTTTGCCGATGTGGTGCAATCGCCGCAGCGTCTCGCCCTGCTGATGATCCTCACCGCCTGCGATATCCGCGCAGTGGGTCCGGGCACCTGGACCGGTTGGAAGGGCTCGCTCCTGCGTGCCCTCTATTTCGCAACCGAGCCGCTGCTTTCGGGCGGGCATAGTCAGGTCAGCCAATCCGACCGCGTCAATCAGGCGCGCAATGCGCTGGCCAGCGCCCTGTCTGGTTGGGCGCCAGCCGATCTCGAGGCCTATACGGCCCGCCACTATGATCATTACTGGCTGCGTGCCGAGCCCGAATTGCAGCTCGAACATGCAAAAATGATCCGCAATGCCGACAGCATGGACCAGCCCTTTGCCGGCTCGATCCGCGTCAAGGCCTTCGAAGGCATTACCGAGGTCAGCTTCTACACGCCCGACCACCCCCGCCTGCTCTCGCTGATTGCCGGCGCCTGTACCATGCAGGATGCCTCCATCATTGGCGCGCAGATTTTTTCCACCCGCGATGGCCGCGCCATCGATACCTTCCGGCTCAAGCGCTCCTTCACCTCGGACGAAGATGAAAAGGTCCGCGCCACCCGCATCATCGATACGGTCAAGCAATTGCTTCAGGGCAAGCGCCAGGTGCTGATCGATCTGGGCAAGGAAAGCCGCTACAACAAGCGCCTGCGGCCTTTCAGCCTGCCGGCGCAGGTTTCGGTCAGCAATGCCATCTCGGAAAAGTTCACCGTCATCGAGGTGTCGGGCCTCGACCGCATTGGCCTGCTCTATGCGCTGACCCGCGAGATTTCCGATCTCAACCTCACCATCGGCTCGGCCCATATCGGCACCTATGGCGAGAAGGCCGTTGACGTCTTCTATGTCACCGATCTCACCGGCCAGAAAATCCACGTCAAATCGCGGCAGAAGAAAATCCACGATGTGCTGATGGGCGTCTTCAAGCGGCCCGAACAGGAGAAGGGCCAGGACAAGAAGGTGGTCAATGGGTGAGGCCCTTCCATTCCTCTCCCCCTCGGGGAGAGGTGGCTCGACCGCAGGTCGAGTCGGTGAGGGGGTTTTACCCACGGCGCTGGCCTTCGCCGCAACTTCCCCCTCATCCGGCGCTGCGCGCCACCTTCTCCCCGAGGGGGAGAAGACCAGGTGAGCCTCTTCCGCAATTTCCTCTCCGTGGGCTCGCTTACCCTGGTCAGCCGCATTGCCGGTTTTGCCCGCGATGCCCTGATGGCGGCGGTTCTGGGCACCGGCCCAGCCGCCGACGCCTTTTTTGCTGCCTTCCGCTTTCCCAATCTGTTTCGCCGCCTGTTTGCCGAGGGTGCATTCAACACCGCCTTCGTGCCCATGTTTTCCGGCGCGCTGGAGCGCGAGGGCGAGGATGGGGCCAAGCTGCTCGCCGCCCGCATCATGAGCTGGCTGGTGGTGATGTTGTTCATTGTCACCCTCCTGGCCGAAATTTTCATGCCGCAGATCATGCTGGCCTTCGTGCCCGGCTTTGTGGATGACCGGGAAAAGTTCGAGCTGACCGTGCTGCTCACACGGATCATGTTCCCCTATCTCGCCTGCATGTCGCTCATGGCCGCCTATGGTGCCATTCTCAACACATTGGGGCGATTCTTCGCTGCCGCTTTTGCGCCGGTTCTGCTCAATATCGTCAATATTGCCATGCTGGTGCCGCTGGCCACCTTCTGGCTGCAGGCACCCGAACAGGCGACCATCTGGGTGGCCATTGCCACAATGGGCGGCGGCATTGCCCAATTGGTGCTGGTCTGGTCGGCCATCGAGCGCAGCGGTTTCCGCCCGGCTTTCCGCTTTCCGCGGCTCGACAGGGAAGTGCGTCGCTTCTGGGTGCTGGCGGTGCCCGCGATTCTGGCTGGCGGCATCACCCAGATCAATATTTTCGTGGGCACCATCATTGCCTCGGGTGCTGATAATGCCATTTCGGTGCTCTCCTATGCCGACCGGCTCTATCAGCTGCCATTAGGCATTATCGGTATCGCCATCGGTACCGTCCTGCTGCCCGAGCTCAGCCGGCACCTCAAAGGCGGGCGCGACCGTGAAGCCAGGGCGAGTCAGGACCAGGCGCTATTCGTCTCCATGCTGCTCACCATGCCGGCCGCTGTCGCGCTGATCGCCTTGGCCGAACCCATTGTCCGGGTCCTGTTCGAGCGCGGCGCCTTTGACGCGCTGGCGACGCAGCAGACGGCCCAGGCGCTCATCGCCTTCTCTTTTGGCCTGCCGGCCTATGTGTTGATCAGGGTCCTGCAGCCGGGTTTTTTTGCTCGCGAGGACACCGTTACGCCGACGATTTTCGCCGGCGCCAGCGTTGCCGCCAATATCGCCATTTCGCTCTGGCTGTTTCCCAGCCTGCTCCATATCGGCATTGCCGTCGCCACGGCGGCCTCATCCTGGCTCAATGTCATATTGCTGGCCGCCACCCTGGCGCTGCGTGGACATTTCCGCCTCACCTGGCCGCAATGGCGGGCACAGCTCGCCATCCTGGCGATCAGCCTCATCATGGGGGGCGCGCTCTGGCTCCTGGCCAACCAGGGCCATGCGCATCTGGTGAACGGGGTTCCACTCTGGCGGCAGGGTGGCGTTCTGGCGGTGCTGGTTGCCTTTGGTGTCGCGGTCTATTTCACCCTGGTCCATATCAGCGGCACGCAGAACCTGATCCAATTACTCGGCCGGCTGCGCCGCCGCGGCTGATGGTTCCATTCTGAGCTTTGCCCGTATAGAACGGGCGCCTGATTTCGTTTCTGTTATCGAAGGGCATCATGACGTTCAGCCCCCGCGTCTTTTCCGGCATCCAGCCTTCCGGCGATCTGCATCTTGGCAATTATCTCGGCGCCATCCGCCGCTTCGTGCCTTTGCAGGACACGCATGAGACCATCTATTGCGTGGTCGACATGCATGCCATCACCGTCTGGCAGGAACCCGAGGCTTTGCGCCGGGCCACACGGGAAGTGGCCGCCGCCTTCATTGCAGCTGGGGTCGATCCGAAACGCTCGATCGTCTTCAACCAGTCCCAGGTGGTCCAGCATGCGGAACTGGCCTGGGTGTTCAACTGTGTCGCGCGCATGGGCTGGATGGCCCGCATGACCCAGTTCAAGGACAAGGCCGGCAAGAACAGCGAAAACGTCTCACTGGGTCTGTTCGCCTATCCCTCGCTGATGGCCGCTGACATCCTGCTCTACAAGGCCACCCATGTGCCGGTGGGCGACGATCAGAAGCAGCATCTCGAACTCACCCGCGACATCGCCGCCAAGTTCAACAACGATTATGCCGCCTCCATTGCTGCGGAGGGCGTGGCGACTGAGGAGGGGCAATTCTTCCCCATCACCGAGCCGCTGATTGCCGGGCCCGCCACGCGCATCATGAGCCTGCGCGACGGCACCAAGAAGATGAGCAAGTCCGACCCATCGGACCAATCGCGCATTTCCCTGCTCGATGATGCAGACGCCATTGCCAAGAAGATCAAGAAGGCGACGACCGATCCGGCCGAGCTGCCCCATGCAGTGGACGGTCTCAGGGACCGGCCCGAGGCCGATAATCTCGTGGGCATCTATGCCGCGCTTTCGGACAAGTCCAAGGCCGACGTTCTGGGTGAGTTCGGCGGCCAGG belongs to Devosia sp. XK-2 and includes:
- the mutS gene encoding DNA mismatch repair protein MutS yields the protein MDQTPFEAAPGPATAGLTPMMAQYFEIKAVNPGYLLFYRMGDFYELFFEDAEIASAALGIVLTKRGKHLGEDIQMCGVPIHAANDYLNKLIKLGHRVAICEQMEDPAEAKKRGSKSVVRRDVVRLVTPGTLTEDDHLDARASNYLAALAMVRHGDTDFALAWADISTGETFIADLSADELGDEMARIAPAELLLTEATRAALNERHLFAPAWSAIAATIPTEMADSEAALPVLRNAFPADRFDPSALSRAGRAALAALIAYIGESQKGRIAPLRPPQSNPGARVMAIDAATRSSLEILQTQRGQAKGSLRHAIDLTVTAPGARLLASRLAAPLRQAAAINERLEAVTRLVDDPLLRSRLRQDLKRAPDLARALSRIALDRGGPRDLASIGRAVSAALDLADHLGRQGDLPAVLKRLVAALGAAPHALASELALALDDELPLLMRDGGFVRGSYDAKLDEERALGRETRAVVAALQARLTDETDMRSLKIKHNGVLGYFVEVPAAHGQKLLEAPYRETFIHRQTLANAMRFTTTELADLEGRIARAQGAALEIELAIFARLRAETLAATELLQGLADALAELDVTAALAEVSATRGYCRPIVDDSLAFAISGGRHPVVELMVKAEGQSFVANDADLSGSEESGGGSLWLVTGPNMGGKSTFLRQNALIAILAQMGCYVPADSAHIGVVDRLFSRVGASDDIAHGRSTFMVEMVETAAILNRATRHSLVVLDEIGRGTATFDGLSIAWAAVEALHETTGCRALFATHFHELTALAKTLSRVANVTMKVREWEGEVVFLHEVGPGAADRSYGIQVARLAGLPEPVIARARQVLDVLEQRSSGTASSSQKASVLDDLPLFAHQPAPAPKGKDPVHEALDAVRPDEMTPRQAIDALYQLKKLRDDARRS
- a CDS encoding [protein-PII] uridylyltransferase — translated: MTLAEVEARPKKTQFALKTADTLLAEFDALLGDEPARSPNARMVVLNHIRQTLAEARKSAEAELLANNKGTRCAQNLCAAQDEIIIAVHRFATTRVYPVDNPSGAEAIALSAVGGYGRGTLAPGSDIDLLFILPYKQTPWGEQVTEYILYMLWDLGQKVGHAVRSVDECIRMARADMTVRTATLEARFLTGDKALYDQLTHRFETEIMPKTGPEFIAAKMAERDERHKQMGNTRYVVEPNIKDGKGGLRDLNTLFWIGKYFFSVKTSHELVGKGVLSAAEYRLFSRAEDFLWAVRCHLHFVTGRADEKLTFDMQPELAHRMGYAERLGMLGVERFMKRYFLVAKDVGDLTRIICASLEFHHAKDMDLVGRVLAPFRSGKSKIKGETAFIVDTGRLNIASPDVFEKDPVNLIRAFMVAGREELLFHPDAIKHIRDSLRLIDNNLRNDPKANAHFLTILTSANYVERILRQMNESGVLGKFVPDFGKIVALMQFNMYHHYTVDEHLIRSVGVMAQIANGGLRDELPLTHELLPQLNDTRLLYVALFLHDIAKGRPEDHSIAGARIAKKLCPRFGLNEAETDTVSWLIEYHLLMSEIAQARDIQDPETAKSFADVVQSPQRLALLMILTACDIRAVGPGTWTGWKGSLLRALYFATEPLLSGGHSQVSQSDRVNQARNALASALSGWAPADLEAYTARHYDHYWLRAEPELQLEHAKMIRNADSMDQPFAGSIRVKAFEGITEVSFYTPDHPRLLSLIAGACTMQDASIIGAQIFSTRDGRAIDTFRLKRSFTSDEDEKVRATRIIDTVKQLLQGKRQVLIDLGKESRYNKRLRPFSLPAQVSVSNAISEKFTVIEVSGLDRIGLLYALTREISDLNLTIGSAHIGTYGEKAVDVFYVTDLTGQKIHVKSRQKKIHDVLMGVFKRPEQEKGQDKKVVNG
- the murJ gene encoding murein biosynthesis integral membrane protein MurJ, whose amino-acid sequence is MSLFRNFLSVGSLTLVSRIAGFARDALMAAVLGTGPAADAFFAAFRFPNLFRRLFAEGAFNTAFVPMFSGALEREGEDGAKLLAARIMSWLVVMLFIVTLLAEIFMPQIMLAFVPGFVDDREKFELTVLLTRIMFPYLACMSLMAAYGAILNTLGRFFAAAFAPVLLNIVNIAMLVPLATFWLQAPEQATIWVAIATMGGGIAQLVLVWSAIERSGFRPAFRFPRLDREVRRFWVLAVPAILAGGITQINIFVGTIIASGADNAISVLSYADRLYQLPLGIIGIAIGTVLLPELSRHLKGGRDREARASQDQALFVSMLLTMPAAVALIALAEPIVRVLFERGAFDALATQQTAQALIAFSFGLPAYVLIRVLQPGFFAREDTVTPTIFAGASVAANIAISLWLFPSLLHIGIAVATAASSWLNVILLAATLALRGHFRLTWPQWRAQLAILAISLIMGGALWLLANQGHAHLVNGVPLWRQGGVLAVLVAFGVAVYFTLVHISGTQNLIQLLGRLRRRG
- the trpS gene encoding tryptophan--tRNA ligase, translating into MMTFSPRVFSGIQPSGDLHLGNYLGAIRRFVPLQDTHETIYCVVDMHAITVWQEPEALRRATREVAAAFIAAGVDPKRSIVFNQSQVVQHAELAWVFNCVARMGWMARMTQFKDKAGKNSENVSLGLFAYPSLMAADILLYKATHVPVGDDQKQHLELTRDIAAKFNNDYAASIAAEGVATEEGQFFPITEPLIAGPATRIMSLRDGTKKMSKSDPSDQSRISLLDDADAIAKKIKKATTDPAELPHAVDGLRDRPEADNLVGIYAALSDKSKADVLGEFGGQGWGKFKPALAELAVAVLAPMADEMRRLLDDPHTIDAILRDGGERAGAIAEQTMKQVRSIVGFIR